The Moorella glycerini genomic interval TTTGGACGGGTACGTCCAACACCCCCTCCTGATATGACCTATGCTCCTTTGCAACGGCTTACCCGGTTTCGCTATCACCTGGTCAGTAACCTCACTCGTGAGAAGAATAGGGCCCTCAATCTGATATTCCTTAAGTTTTCTACCTACCAGAAGGAGTGTCCCTTCTCCAATTTGTTCGGGCAGGCCTCCCGGGCTGTCGTTGGCAACCTCACCCCTGATGAAATTGCTAATATGCCGGTGGAAGAACTGGTCGACATGATCCTTGAGCACGGTAATAACCGCTTGAAGGATGTCCCGGAGATGGCCAGAGTTATTAAACAGGCGGCCCGCAATTCCTACCGTTTAAACCCTAAAATGCGGGATGCTGTTGATGTTACCCTGGCCATGTCCCTGGAAACCATCCGCTTCTTTGAAACCCAGCAGAAGAAAATCGACCAAGTCAATGCTAAAGAAATAAAAGCCATTCCCCAAACATTAGATACTGTTCCTGGTATCGGGCCGGTTTACTCCGCCGGCATTGTAGCCGAAATTGGTGACATCTCCAGGTTTAAGAACCACAATGCCCTTGCTAAATTCGCGGGCCTGACCTGGCGGCAGCATCAGTCCAGCAAGTTTTCTGCCGAGGATATCCCCCTCGCCAGGTCCGGTAATTATTACTTACGGTACCACCTCATTGAGACGGCTAATTCCGTCCGGGTGCGGGAGCCGGAATATGCCGCGTTCTACCGTAAGAAATTTACCGAAGCCAGGCATCATCACCATAAACGTGCCCTGGTCTTGACTGCCCGCAAGCTTGTGCGCATGGTCTTCACGCTGCTGAGTGAGGGCCAAATCTACCGGCAAAGGAGGTTGGGTTAAACATTTCTTTTGCAACTGTCTTTTACTGTTCGTGCTGGTAATTATTGTTTTGCTTTGCCGGCTTGGTTCTTATTGCCTTTTTAC includes:
- a CDS encoding IS110 family transposase, whose translation is MGKTLFVGIDIGSDTNVVRILDDTGEDVCGFSVSNDLPGAERLVERIVAEAELLDADKIEIGMEATNLYWWHLSQALHEAPELSAFAAEIAVINPKVIDGFKLIYPDMAKTGALDARVIADCLRFGRVRPTPPPDMTYAPLQRLTRFRYHLVSNLTREKNRALNLIFLKFSTYQKECPFSNLFGQASRAVVGNLTPDEIANMPVEELVDMILEHGNNRLKDVPEMARVIKQAARNSYRLNPKMRDAVDVTLAMSLETIRFFETQQKKIDQVNAKEIKAIPQTLDTVPGIGPVYSAGIVAEIGDISRFKNHNALAKFAGLTWRQHQSSKFSAEDIPLARSGNYYLRYHLIETANSVRVREPEYAAFYRKKFTEARHHHHKRALVLTARKLVRMVFTLLSEGQIYRQRRLG